A genomic segment from Glycine soja cultivar W05 chromosome 20, ASM419377v2, whole genome shotgun sequence encodes:
- the LOC114401947 gene encoding uncharacterized protein LOC114401947, which translates to MSEQADMDYENEEACGANEPHVDCSDAFYTSQVFEYREDVFRSDTNKGSRGRTTFVLIACERSDEYRCRKKEFIRRDTGTRKCGCPFKLRCKPVVGGEGWMVKLICGVHNHELVKSLVGHLYARRLTKAEKTLIADMKKFMVKPRNILLTLKEHNVNSCTTIKQIYNARSALCSSIRGSDLEMQHLMKLLEDSWSVVRNHLLKELAKFSEDYIKLFGGMERFEELRMSLLVDGLTKVTTDKWIDITNMGYVIASRYNVIVVSLSKQQSMTFFPLRSQPLANSSLHRIICIGHVYDNHFVEVYLKERCPLPSVALLWSSNCHPQAKSWPNPYISRMQHTRAL; encoded by the exons ATGTCTGAACAAGCGgatatggattatgaaaatgaagaagcatGTGGTGCaaatgaaccacatgttgattgttccgATGCGTTCTATACTTCTCAG GTGTTCGAGTACCGAGAGGATGTTTTCCG GTCGGACACAAACAAaggtagtagaggaaggactACGTTTGTGTTAATTGCCTGTGAAAGGAGTGACGAGTATAGGtgtaggaaaaaagaatttatcagaagagacactgggactaggaaatgtgggtgtcccttcaagcttcgttgcaagccagtggttggaggagaaggctggatggtgaagttgatttgtggagtgcataatcatgaattggtcaagtcattagttggacatctaTATGCGAGGCGATTGACTAAAGctgaaaaaacacttattgctgatatgaagAAGTTcatggtgaagccaagaaacattctgcttactctgaaggaacacaatgtcaATAGCTGTACGACCATTAAAcagatatacaatgcaagaagtgcattatgttcttccataagaggaagcgatcttgaaatgcaacatctgatgaagcttcttgaagaCTCTTGGTCGGTGGTCCGCAACCatctgcttaaagaacttgccaaATTCTCAGAAGACTATATCAAGCTCTTTGGTGGCATGgagagatttgaggaattaaggatgtcactacttgttgatgggttaaccaag gTGACTACGGATAAGTGGATAGATATAACGAACatgggatatgtcattgcatcaaggtataacgtaatcgttgtatccttgtctaaacaacaaagcatgacattctttcctcttagaagtcaaccgctggcaaattcttcattgcatcgtataatttgtatcggtcatgtgtatgacaatcattttgttgag gtttatttaaaagaacgtTGTCCCTTACCGTCTGtagcattgttatggtctagcaATTGTCATCCTCAGGCTAAGTCGTGGCCAAATCCATATATTAGCAGAATGCAGCATACAAGAGCTTTGTGA
- the LOC114401195 gene encoding uncharacterized protein LOC114401195 produces MVRTRGLGCVLGHITNRGVGRGDRDDSDDAPQRPQSTASARRQRVAITAEHDEPVVPVTEAVGASVEPIVYADEPMARGDVHDTGADTPADTGTQAVEDEAEGFLGGPSDPSVLTEYADHVAGSVWTGEERPELKLSSHGRKVHSLGRPIPAIKGLVVGTGLSLLIACSIDTGDRRLLSSFVERLSGLRHDSVVDRTYACNGYVISMSVDAKQALRDLNQTERYAWGVAALVHMYDHLNDASISNNRQLDGYIALLQCWIYEHFPSVAESIADSDYDEDSPRSCRWIATKKTVKNIRTPTYRERLDRLRISDVCWIPYGEHRPVRDFHMISCYSGLLRWVPVVMYYDQRGSCGSLDTLRSFLLRLWIHGCRMMIYTTGGCTIRIIWFFRISHPFMTPGQASNPLPDGHAPQPQVIPQVPETDIPHVPEPGAPSTSARPTVDEPRHAVEVCYGIAERLERHLSLGVVTPSSSTHEVIEECLKMARSVTQDQLVYVRSRRRRCMDQT; encoded by the exons atggttaggaccAGAGGATTAGGTTGTGTCTTAGGTCACATTACTAACAGAGGTGTAGGCAGAGGAGATCGTGATGATTCCGATGATGCTCCGCAGCGTCCACAGTCTACCGCATCCGCACGCAGACAGAGAGTAGCTATCACAGCTGAGCACGATGAGCCAGTGGTCCCTGTGACAGAGGCTGTTGGAGCTTCAGTTGAGCCTATCGTATATGCAGATGAGCCGATGGCAAGAGGTGATGTACATGACACTGGGGCAGACACTCCTGCAGACACAGGCACACAGGCTGTTGAGGATGAGGCTGAGGGATTTTTGGGTGGTCCGAGCGACCCATCCGTGCTGACCGAGTATGCGGATCACGTTGCAGGCAGTGTATGGACgggagag gagcgtCCTGAGTTGAAGCTATCCTCTCACGGGAGGAAGGTCCATAGTTTAGGCAGGCCTATCCCTGCCATTAAGGGGCTAGTTGTTGGAACAGGACTAAGTCTTCTGATCGCGTGTTCGATAGACACTGGCGATCGGAGACTTTTGTCTTCGTTTGTCGAGCG GTTGTCGGGGCTGAGACATGACAGTGTCGTGGACCGTACGTACGCCTGCAATGGGTACGTGATATCTATGAGCGTCGATGCCAAGCAG GCCCTTCGTGACCTCAATCAGACCGAGAGGTACGCCTGGGGAGTAGCTGCGCTTGTGCATATGTACGACCACCTGAACGATGCTTCTATCAGCAACAACCGACAGCTTGACGGTTACATCGCACTACTGCAG TGCTGGATATACGAGCACTTTCCCTCAGTCGCAGAGTCCATTGCTGATTCGGACTACGACGAGGATTCACCGCGTTCCTGTAGGTGGATTGCTACGAAGAAGACCGTGAAGAACATACGTACACCGACGTACAGGGAGCGCCTGGATCGACTCCGGATTTCGGATGTCTGTTGGATCCCATATGGGGAGCACCGACCAGTCCGGGACTTCCATATGATTTCATGCTATTCTGGTCTCCTGCGCTGGGTGCCCGTTGTTATGTATTACGATCAGAGAGGGTCATGCGGCAGTTTGGATACACTCAGATCATTCCTACTCCGCCTGTGGATTCATGGGTGTCGTATGATGATATACACGACAGGTGGATGCACTATTCGGATCATATGGTTCTTTCGCATTTCGCATCCTTTCATGACACCAGGCCAGGCCTCAAATCCTCTGCCAGATGGTCATGCTCCGCAGCCCCAAGTCATCCCTCAGGTCCCAGAGACAGATATCCCTCACGTGCCGGAGCCAGGAGCACCATCGACATCTGCGAGGCCCACTGTGGACGAGcctagacatgcagtg GAAGTTTGCTATGGGATTGCTGAGAGGTTGGAGCGCCATTTGAGCCTAGGGGTGGTCACCCCAAGCTCATCGACACATGAGGTGATCGAAGAATGCCTCAAGATGGCTAGGAGTGTCACACAGGATCAGCTAGTATATGTTAGGTCTCGACGCAGGCGGTGCATGGATCAGACAtag